ACCCTCCTTGTCGCGCAACGAAGCGTCGTTGCGCGCCAGAATGCCGTCGGGCGCGACCACGACGCGTAGCGCCTCGATCACGTCGGCGCGGGCCGATTCGAGCCCGGCACTCATGAACTGCACCACGAGCCAGCGGTCGTACCGGTCGCAGACGAGCGACGGCAGGCCGTCGCCCTCGGCGTGGATCAGCCGGTAGGCATTGGCGGAGTCGCGCAGCGGCCCCCGCCGTTCGATCGCGGCTCCGATGCGTTTGCGCCACCAGCCGGCGTCGATCGGCGCCTCAGGATCGCGCGACAGCAGCCGCAACGAAATCTCCGATCTGGGACTCCACAGCGCCCAACCCAGCGGCTTGCCGCGTTGGTCGCGGACCGCCAGCACACCGGCCGGCGCGTCGGGCCGGGCGACGACGTCGCTGCGATAGATCCAGGGATGACCGCGGTCCCACCGGCGGACGCCCTTGGGGGAGACGACGGCGAATTCGCTGGCCATGACAGTCAACCCGATTTCCTGCCCGGCGCGCGCGCGGCGCTCGTGTCGCGGCCCGACTTGGACTTCTTGGCCTGCGCGTCACGCTCACGGCGCATCTCGATCACGGCCGCTTCGTGTGCCCTGTAGTCCACGCGGAACTCGTGGTGGCCATCCGGCGCCGCGACGAAGTACTTGTAGGGTACGTGGGCCGGGTAGAGCGCGGCGAGGATACTCGCGCTGCCGGGGGACGCGATCGGTCCCGGCGGCAGGCCGAGGTGCCGGTAGGTGTTGTACGGCGACTTCACCCTGAGGTCCTTGTAGAGCAGGCGGTTCTCGTGTTCGGGCAGGACGTACTGCACCGTGGGATCTGCTTGCAGCAACATTCCAGCGCGCAGCCGGTTCATGTACACGGCGGCGATCACCGGGCGCTCCTCGGGCAGCTTGGCTTCCTTCTCCACGATCGACGCCAGCGTCATCACGTCGTTGCGCGACATGCCGAGCGTGTCGAGACGGGCGGTCCACGCCGGCTTCCACTCGTGCTCGAAGCGGCGCTCCATGATGGTCACGGCTTGGCGCGCCGTGGTGCCTTCTGAGAACGTGTATGTGTCGGGAAAGAGGTACCCCTCGATCGTCGGCGTGGGCAGGTCGAGCCGCGCGAGCAGCGCGGTGTCGCGCACGGCGGCGCGCACGGAGTCTTCCGGCGTGCCGAGCTTCTCGGCGAGCAGCGGTTCGATCTGGGCGAGCGAGAAGCCTTCGGGGATGATCACGGTGGCCACCAGGCCGCGGCCGGCGCGCAGCATGTCGAGCACGGTGCCCCAGCTGTCGCCGCGGCGCAGTTCGTAGGTGCCGGCCTTGATGCGCCGGTCGCCGCCGAGCACCCAGGCGTAGGCGCGGAACCAGCGCGCCGAGCGGATCACGCCGGCGTTGGCGAGCGAGTCGGCGGCCACGCGCACCGACGCACCGGTGGGCACGGTCACGCGCGCCGTCGAGGCGTCGTTGGTGGCGCAGGCGGCGAGCGCGAGACCGGCGGCGAGGGCGGCCGCGGTGTGGGCGAGGCGTCTATGCGTCATGGCGCAGGGCGTGCTGCAGCAGCACGGTGGCAGCCAGGGCGTCCACGTCACCCTTGCGGCCGCGGGTGGAGCCGCCCATTTCGTGCACCGCGCGGAGCGCGGCGGCCGTGGTGAATCGTTCGTCCAGGAGGCGCACGGGCAGGCCGGTGCGCTTCTCCAATTCGTCACCCACGCGGCGCACTTCGACGGCGCGCGGCGTGTCGTTGCCATCTCCGTCGAGCGGCAGGCCGAGCACGAAGCCACGGGCTTCCAGTGCCTGGCCGCGCCGGATGAGCTCGGCGATCGGCGGGCGCTTGCCGGCGCGGCGCACGATATGCCCGGCGGGCGACGCGATCGTGCCGGTCGGATCGCTGATCGCGAGTCCGATGCGCCGCTCGCCCCAGTCCACGGCCAGCCACCGGCCCCGGTCCGTGGCGGCCACCGTCAGCCGCCCTGCGCCATCTGCACGAAGAATTCCTTGTTGTTCTTGGAGCGCGACATCTGCTTGAGCAGAAATTCGATCGCCTCGGGTTCCGGCATGTCGCCGAGGAACGTTCGCAGCAGCGTCACGCGGTTCAGTTCTTCCGTCGTGAACAGCAATTCTTCCTTGCGCGTGCCCGAGCGGTTGATGTCGATGGCGGGGTAGATGCGTCGCTCGGCGATCTTGCGGTCGAGGATGAGTTCCATGTTGCCTGTGCCCTTGAACTCCTCGAAGATCACCTCGTCCATGCGTGAGCCGGTCTCGATGAGGGCGGTGCCGATGATCGTGAGCGACCCGCCGTTCTCGATGTTGCGGGCGGCACCAAAGAATTTCTTGGGCTTCTCCAGCGCGTTCACGTCCACGCCGCCCGACATGATCTTACCCGAGTGCGGCATGACGGCGTTGTGCGCGCGACCGAGGCGGGTGATCGAGTCGAGCAGGATCACCACGTCCTTCTTGCTCTCCACGAGGCGCCGGGCTTTCTCGATCACCATGTCGGCCACCTGGACGTGGCGCTGCGGCGCCTCGTCGAACGTGGAACTGATCACCTCGCCGCGCACCGTGAACTTCATGTCGGTGACCTCTTCGGGGCGCTCGTCGATGAGCAGCACGATGAGGATGACGTCGGGGTAGTTCTCGGCGATGGCGTTGGCGATCTCCTGGAGGAGGAGCGTCTTGCCGGCGCGCGGCGGCGACACGATGAGTCCGCGCTGTCCCTTGCCGATGGGTGCGATGAGGTCCATCACGCGCATGCTGAGGTTGCCGCTCTTCACCTCCAGGCGCAGCCGTCCTTCGGGATAGCGCGGCCGCAGGTTGTCGAACGGCACCCGCTCCTTGGCCAGGTCCGGGTCGTCGCCGTTGACCGACTCGACCTTGAGCAGAGCCAGATAGCGCTCCCATTCCTTGGGCGGGCGCACCTGGCCGTGGACCGTGTCGCCCGTCAGGAGGCCGAATCGCTTGACCTGCGACGGCGACACGTAGATGTCGTCGGGTCCCGCCAGGTAATTGTAATCCTGGCTGCGCAGGAAGCCGTACCCCTCAGGCAGCACTTCCAATACGCCCTGTCCGGTGAGCAGCGCCCCGCCGGCCAACAGCGCCTGCTCGATCCGGAACGTCAGGTCGTGACGCGGCAGGGTCTCCACATCGGCGAGCTCGAGCTCCTCCGCCATCTCGAGGAGGGCGGGGAGCGTCTTGCGCTTGAGTTCGGCGATGCTGACGAGAGCCGGGGAGGAAGGCGGCGATGACATGACGGCGGCTGACGGCGAACGGCGGACCGCTGGGGAGAGTGGGAGGGTCGGCGTCGATACGGAATCGACGGGGTGGTCCGCTCGAGCGTTCCGCGGCGCGGATGCGCCCGGGACCCGCCGGGCGCCGCAGTGCGATGGGATAGGAGTGACGCGCGCGACAGGATTCGAACCTGTGACCTTCGGCTCCGGAGGCCGACGCTCTATCCAGCTGAGCTACGCGCGCGGATAGATCCGTAACCTAGCCGGGGCACGGAGAGGGTTCAAGCGAGCCGATTCGCCATTGCTGATCCTCACTCGCGTGGCCTATCGACGCGGCAGGGGCGGCTCTATTATGCGTGACGTTCCACGGCGGCCCCGGGGTCCTTGCGTCGGGCGTCCCGCCCCCGGTGGCCCGCCCCCGCCCCCGCCCGCGCTCCTCCCCGCACCCGGTCCATGCCGCGTTTCGTCCTGGGCATCTCCGCGTTCTACCACGATAGCGCCGCGTGCATCCTGCGCGACGGGGTGATCGTCGCCGCGGCGCAGGAAGAGCGCTTCACGCGCCAGAAGGGGGACGAAGCGTTTCCGGCGCGGGCGATCGCCTTCTGCCTGAGCGCCGCCGGCGTCGGCGCAGGCGACCTCGAGGCCGTCGCGTTCTATGACAAGCCGCTGCTCAAGCTCGACCGCGTGTTCGAGACCTTTCTCTGGACCGCACCTGCTGGGTTCGCCTCGTTCCGCCACGGGGCGCCGCTCTGGGCGCGCGACCGGCTCGACATCGAACGCACCATCCGCCGCGGCCTCGACGACTACGAGGGACGCGTCCTGTTCACCGAACACCACGAGTCGCACGCCGCCAGCGCGTTCTATCCGTCGCCGTTCGACCGCGCCGCCATTCTCACCATCGATGGGGTGGGCGAGTGGGCCACGGCGTCCATCGGCGCGGGACACGACGCCGACCTCGAGTTGCGTCAGGAACTGCATTGGCCCGACTCGCTGGGCCTGCTCTATTCTGCGTTCACGTATCACGCCGGGTTCAAGGTCAACTCCGGGGAGTACAAGCTCATGGGGCTCGCCCCCTACGGCGAACCCCGGTACGTGGATACGATCTACCGCGAGTTGATCGACCTGCGCGACGACGGGTCGTTCACGCTCAACCAGCGGTATTTCAACTACGTGAACGGACTCACGATGACGAACGACGCCTTCTCGGCGTTGGTCGACGGACCGCCGCGGACGCCGGAGTCGGCGCTCACGCAGCGCGAGATGGATCTCGCCAGGTCGGTGCAGGAGGTGTGCGAGGAGATCGTGCTGCGCATGGCCCGCGCCGCGCGGCGCGACACCGGAGAGACGAATCTCTGCCTGGCGGGCGGAGTGGCGCTCAACGCCGTGGCCAACGGCAAGCTCCGGCGCGCCAGGATCTTCGATCGCGTATGGGTGCAGCCGGCTGCGGGCGACGCTGGCGGCGCGCTCGGCGCCGCGTTCGTCGCGTGGCATCAGTACCTGGACGCGCCGCGGGCCGTGGACGGCGTACATGACGGCATGCGCGGCGCGCTACTCGGCCCCGTGTACGGCGCCGACGATATCCAGCGGGACCTGGCCGCGCTCGGCGCCACGTGGCAGCGCCTCGATCGCCAGGGCGCGGTGGACCGTGCGGCCGACCTGCTGGCGGCCGGGCAGGTGATCGGCTGGTTCGACGGCGCCATGGAGTTCGGTCCGCGCGCCCTGGGCGCGCGCAGCATCCTGGCCGACGCGCGCGATCCCCGGATGCAAGCGCGCATCAACCTCAAAGTGAAGTTCCGCGAGGGGTTCCGCCCGTTCGCCCCGAGCGTGCTTGCCGAGCGGGCCGCGGAGTACTTCGAGGTGGACGGCGAGTCCCCGTACATGTTGTTCGTCGAACCGGTGCGCACCGACCGGCGCATCCCAATGGCGAAGGGCGACACCCGGTGGGGAATCGAGCGGCTCAATCAGCCGCGCTCCGACGTTCCCGCGGTCACGCACCTGGACTACACCGCGCGGATCCAGACCGTGACCGCCGGGCGCAGTCCGGGACTCCACGCCGTGCTGCGCGCGTTCGCCGACCGCACCGGGTGTCCGCTGCTGGTCAATACGTCGTTCAACGTGCGGGGGGAACCCATCGTCTGCACGCCGGCTGATGCCTACGACTGTTTCATGCGCACCGACCTCGATGCGCTCGTCTTGCCCCCGTTCGTGTTACTCAAGCGCGATCAACCCGTTCAGGATCCTGCCCAATGGCATCGCCCGCTCCAACTCGATTGACCCGCGCGCAGGGAATGAAGTTCGCGTTCACGCTCGCCGCGGCGTTCTCGGTGCTGTCGGTGCTCCTGGCCTGGCGCCAGCGCACGCTTGGCGCCGAGGTGGCGTTCGGCCTCGGGTTCGTACTGCTGGTGGCGGGGGTGGCCGTGCCGTCGCACCTGGGCCCAGTGGAGCGCGTGTGGATGGGGTTCGGCCGCATCCTCTCGCGGGTGACCGCGCCGATCGCGCTCGGGATCGTCTATTTTATAGCGTTGACGCCCATCGCCTATGTGCGCCGGACGTTCGGCCGCAGCCCCCTCGCCCGCGATCCATCGGCGTCGACCTACTGGACGCCGCGCGCGCCGCGCGATGTCGAGGAGCGGCACCGCGCGCTCGAGCGTCAGTTCTGACCCGGAGACCCCGATGGCCTCATTGAACATCCTGCGACAACTCTGGGCCTTCATGCGACAGCGGAAGAAGCTCTGGCTGCTGCCGATCATCCTGATCCTGATTCTGGCCAGCGCGCTGCTGTTGCTCGTGCAGGGGTCGGCCCTGGCCCCGTTCATCTACTCGATCTTCTGATGACGCGCGCGCGTTACTGGATCTTTTTGACGATCACCGCGCTCTCGCCCTTCCTCTTCCTGGGCGCGGTCGAGTTGGTGTTGCGCGCGGCGTGGCCCGGTGGGGCGATCCCGGTGTTCGTGAAGGCGCCGAGCCAGATGGGTGACTATCTGCTGCCGAACCCGGCGCTGGCCAGGCGCTACTTCAGCATCGAGCAGCATCCCCCCAGCCCGATCGTCGAGCCGTTCGCGGCGCACAAACCGGCGCACGCATTCCGGATGTTCGTGCTCGGTGAATCCACCGCCGCCGGGTTTCCGTGGCCGCCCACGGGCACCTTCTCCCACCTGCTGCAGGACGTGCTGCGCGACGTCATGCCCGGCGACTCCGTGGAGGTGATCAACCTCGCGATTCCGGCCACCAACAGCTACGCTGTGCTCGATCAGACCGATGCCGTGATCGCACAGCATCCCGACGCGGTGGTCGTGTTCCTGGGGCACAACGAGTATTACGGCGCGCTGGGCGTGGGCTCCACGGAAACCGTGGGCTCGTCGCCGGCGCTGGTACGCGCGTACCTGTGGCTCGAGCGCTTTCGCACGTTCATGCTCTTGAGGGACGGCATCGCGCGGGTCCGTCGGGCGTTCGCGAAACAACCCGCGGGGAACGGGCAGGCGGCGAGCTTCATGGAAACCGTCGCCCGCGATCAGGAGATCACGCTGGGCGGCGCGGCCTATCAGGCGGGCGTGCGCCAATTACGGGGGAACCTCGAACG
The window above is part of the Gemmatimonadaceae bacterium genome. Proteins encoded here:
- a CDS encoding carbamoyltransferase, with amino-acid sequence MPRFVLGISAFYHDSAACILRDGVIVAAAQEERFTRQKGDEAFPARAIAFCLSAAGVGAGDLEAVAFYDKPLLKLDRVFETFLWTAPAGFASFRHGAPLWARDRLDIERTIRRGLDDYEGRVLFTEHHESHAASAFYPSPFDRAAILTIDGVGEWATASIGAGHDADLELRQELHWPDSLGLLYSAFTYHAGFKVNSGEYKLMGLAPYGEPRYVDTIYRELIDLRDDGSFTLNQRYFNYVNGLTMTNDAFSALVDGPPRTPESALTQREMDLARSVQEVCEEIVLRMARAARRDTGETNLCLAGGVALNAVANGKLRRARIFDRVWVQPAAGDAGGALGAAFVAWHQYLDAPRAVDGVHDGMRGALLGPVYGADDIQRDLAALGATWQRLDRQGAVDRAADLLAAGQVIGWFDGAMEFGPRALGARSILADARDPRMQARINLKVKFREGFRPFAPSVLAERAAEYFEVDGESPYMLFVEPVRTDRRIPMAKGDTRWGIERLNQPRSDVPAVTHLDYTARIQTVTAGRSPGLHAVLRAFADRTGCPLLVNTSFNVRGEPIVCTPADAYDCFMRTDLDALVLPPFVLLKRDQPVQDPAQWHRPLQLD
- the mltG gene encoding endolytic transglycosylase MltG gives rise to the protein MTHRRLAHTAAALAAGLALAACATNDASTARVTVPTGASVRVAADSLANAGVIRSARWFRAYAWVLGGDRRIKAGTYELRRGDSWGTVLDMLRAGRGLVATVIIPEGFSLAQIEPLLAEKLGTPEDSVRAAVRDTALLARLDLPTPTIEGYLFPDTYTFSEGTTARQAVTIMERRFEHEWKPAWTARLDTLGMSRNDVMTLASIVEKEAKLPEERPVIAAVYMNRLRAGMLLQADPTVQYVLPEHENRLLYKDLRVKSPYNTYRHLGLPPGPIASPGSASILAALYPAHVPYKYFVAAPDGHHEFRVDYRAHEAAVIEMRRERDAQAKKSKSGRDTSAARAPGRKSG
- the rho gene encoding transcription termination factor Rho; the encoded protein is MSSPPSSPALVSIAELKRKTLPALLEMAEELELADVETLPRHDLTFRIEQALLAGGALLTGQGVLEVLPEGYGFLRSQDYNYLAGPDDIYVSPSQVKRFGLLTGDTVHGQVRPPKEWERYLALLKVESVNGDDPDLAKERVPFDNLRPRYPEGRLRLEVKSGNLSMRVMDLIAPIGKGQRGLIVSPPRAGKTLLLQEIANAIAENYPDVILIVLLIDERPEEVTDMKFTVRGEVISSTFDEAPQRHVQVADMVIEKARRLVESKKDVVILLDSITRLGRAHNAVMPHSGKIMSGGVDVNALEKPKKFFGAARNIENGGSLTIIGTALIETGSRMDEVIFEEFKGTGNMELILDRKIAERRIYPAIDINRSGTRKEELLFTTEELNRVTLLRTFLGDMPEPEAIEFLLKQMSRSKNNKEFFVQMAQGG
- a CDS encoding DUF5989 family protein; amino-acid sequence: MASLNILRQLWAFMRQRKKLWLLPIILILILASALLLLVQGSALAPFIYSIF
- the ruvX gene encoding Holliday junction resolvase RuvX; its protein translation is MAATDRGRWLAVDWGERRIGLAISDPTGTIASPAGHIVRRAGKRPPIAELIRRGQALEARGFVLGLPLDGDGNDTPRAVEVRRVGDELEKRTGLPVRLLDERFTTAAALRAVHEMGGSTRGRKGDVDALAATVLLQHALRHDA
- a CDS encoding SxtJ family membrane protein, whose amino-acid sequence is MTRAQGMKFAFTLAAAFSVLSVLLAWRQRTLGAEVAFGLGFVLLVAGVAVPSHLGPVERVWMGFGRILSRVTAPIALGIVYFIALTPIAYVRRTFGRSPLARDPSASTYWTPRAPRDVEERHRALERQF